The following proteins are co-located in the Alcaligenes faecalis genome:
- a CDS encoding FecR domain-containing protein, translating into MNTQPDSAWSRVDEDAARWVVRKEGAKLEPDTLAQFDAWYGADPLHAQTYDALVASWRRLDQVSVLPIARKKRKSRVKALASACVLMGASFYGWQMFELQGSIRSGVEITQLSLPDGSVAILDAQTRVRLNFENGQRQVSVESGRVFFQVVPASPQTGPFTVQAGPAQATALGTRYEVSLNDQISAVAVYEHTVQVQCQSCDTSQPVILQPGDSATVAGGQLQAQFTQSTASTQAEAAPAWTNGLLSFDDVSLREVVRQLGEYTHRVIWIGSEQVGSTRVSGVVQATRPAAALNLLTAGQGLQIKELPGLIVIY; encoded by the coding sequence ATGAATACACAGCCAGATTCGGCCTGGAGCCGTGTAGACGAAGATGCCGCCCGCTGGGTGGTGCGCAAAGAAGGTGCCAAGCTGGAGCCGGACACCCTGGCTCAGTTCGATGCCTGGTATGGGGCTGATCCTTTACATGCTCAAACCTACGATGCTTTGGTGGCCAGTTGGCGGCGACTGGATCAGGTGTCGGTGCTGCCCATCGCCCGTAAAAAGCGAAAATCCCGTGTCAAGGCGCTGGCCAGTGCCTGTGTTTTGATGGGCGCATCTTTTTACGGCTGGCAGATGTTTGAGCTGCAAGGCTCGATCCGCAGCGGGGTGGAGATCACCCAGTTAAGCCTGCCGGATGGTTCGGTGGCGATTCTGGACGCACAGACGCGTGTGCGTCTGAATTTTGAAAATGGCCAACGACAAGTCAGCGTGGAGTCGGGGCGCGTCTTCTTTCAGGTGGTGCCTGCTTCGCCCCAGACAGGTCCGTTCACCGTGCAGGCCGGTCCGGCACAGGCGACGGCTTTGGGAACACGCTACGAGGTCAGTCTTAACGATCAGATCAGCGCCGTGGCGGTATACGAACATACCGTGCAGGTGCAGTGCCAGTCTTGCGATACCTCACAGCCTGTAATCTTGCAGCCGGGGGACAGCGCCACGGTAGCGGGCGGGCAACTGCAGGCGCAGTTCACTCAGTCTACGGCTTCCACACAAGCGGAAGCGGCCCCAGCCTGGACCAACGGCTTGTTGAGCTTTGATGATGTCAGCTTGCGGGAAGTGGTCCGTCAGTTGGGGGAATACACACATCGAGTGATCTGGATTGGCAGCGAGCAGGTGGGCTCAACGCGAGTGTCCGGTGTGGTGCAAGCGACTCGTCCAGCCGCCGCCCTGAACTTGCTGACCGCGGGCCAAGGCTTGCAAATCAAGGAGTTACCGGGGCTTATAGTTATTTACTAA
- a CDS encoding TetR/AcrR family transcriptional regulator, which yields MAKRLSKQERREQLLSVADSIVRANGTEALTLITLADKAGVTKALTYDHFSTREGLLLQLYQRYDERVIAATQAAISSGAKTMESAAEAVVVSYIECTCNGGNQYEAIVSALLAYPDYQDIRLRIRDFFADAYEEIFRCFMTKTGADLRLRFIAIFGAIEEIARSVSIGEYRVEEAIAALKSIIVAILKEH from the coding sequence ATGGCCAAACGTTTATCCAAGCAGGAAAGACGGGAGCAGTTGCTCTCCGTTGCCGATAGTATCGTCAGGGCCAACGGGACGGAGGCCCTGACTCTCATCACTCTTGCCGATAAGGCTGGTGTGACAAAAGCTCTTACGTATGACCACTTCTCCACTCGGGAAGGCCTGCTGCTTCAGCTTTATCAACGCTACGACGAGCGGGTCATTGCAGCGACTCAGGCAGCCATTTCCTCCGGTGCTAAAACCATGGAGAGTGCGGCTGAGGCAGTGGTTGTCTCATACATCGAGTGCACCTGCAACGGCGGCAATCAATATGAAGCGATTGTTTCTGCCCTGTTGGCCTATCCTGATTATCAGGATATACGACTACGTATCAGAGATTTTTTTGCGGATGCATACGAGGAAATCTTTCGCTGTTTCATGACGAAAACAGGAGCAGACCTCAGGCTGAGGTTTATTGCCATTTTCGGGGCAATCGAAGAAATTGCCAGGTCAGTATCCATCGGGGAATACCGTGTTGAAGAGGCCATTGCTGCACTGAAGTCTATTATTGTGGCGATTTTGAAGGAACACTAG
- a CDS encoding type II toxin-antitoxin system RelE/ParE family toxin codes for MNTINRSETFSTWLSGLKDLRARAKIVVRIKQASLGNFGDVKPISDGVYEMRIHFGPGYRLYYAREGHVVYLLLCGGDKSSQKQDIKTAIAMWKQTQEDQS; via the coding sequence ATGAACACGATCAACCGCAGCGAAACCTTCAGTACCTGGCTGTCAGGCTTGAAAGATCTCCGAGCCAGAGCGAAGATCGTGGTTCGCATCAAACAAGCCAGCCTGGGCAATTTCGGAGACGTAAAGCCAATTAGTGATGGTGTGTATGAAATGCGCATCCACTTCGGTCCTGGCTACCGTCTCTACTATGCTCGTGAGGGCCATGTGGTCTATCTGCTGCTTTGCGGTGGCGACAAGTCCTCCCAAAAACAAGACATCAAAACTGCAATCGCCATGTGGAAACAAACTCAGGAGGATCAGTCATGA
- a CDS encoding RNA polymerase sigma factor: protein MSKLTAAFLTHYPDLIRYLRRRTHCSELAQDCAHDTWLRLLEKGKQVTADNHRAYVFKVAANIAADWYRRQTREQAAFDGYALSVAHHHAPDTYEEVQAKETLKRLEQALMAQSQRSVRIFMMHRCEEMSYAQIAQKLSVSESTIEKHMMRILLVAHQVFNSAG, encoded by the coding sequence ATGTCCAAGCTGACGGCGGCGTTCCTGACCCATTACCCGGATTTGATCCGCTATCTGCGCAGGCGTACGCATTGTTCTGAACTGGCGCAAGACTGCGCGCATGACACGTGGCTGCGTTTGTTGGAGAAGGGTAAGCAGGTCACAGCGGACAACCACAGAGCCTATGTGTTCAAAGTTGCCGCCAATATCGCGGCGGATTGGTATCGGCGTCAAACACGCGAGCAGGCTGCGTTCGATGGCTATGCCTTGAGTGTCGCCCATCACCATGCGCCGGATACGTACGAAGAAGTGCAGGCCAAGGAAACCTTGAAACGTCTGGAGCAGGCCCTGATGGCTCAGTCCCAGCGCAGCGTGCGTATTTTTATGATGCATCGCTGTGAAGAGATGAGCTACGCGCAGATTGCCCAGAAGCTGTCGGTGTCCGAGAGCACGATTGAAAAACACATGATGCGTATTTTGTTGGTGGCGCATCAGGTCTTTAATTCCGCAGGATGA
- a CDS encoding addiction module antidote protein encodes MTTLKTPPFDAAEYLDSEEAIAEYLSAALEENDPALFLSALADVVKARGMTKMAKDAGVGRESLYKALAPGAKPRYDTVLKLARAAGVKLTVEPIHA; translated from the coding sequence ATGACCACCCTCAAAACACCCCCCTTCGACGCCGCCGAATATCTTGATAGCGAAGAGGCTATCGCCGAATACCTCTCCGCCGCTTTGGAAGAAAACGATCCAGCCTTGTTCCTCTCTGCGCTTGCAGATGTGGTCAAAGCCCGAGGCATGACAAAAATGGCTAAAGACGCCGGTGTAGGCCGAGAAAGCCTGTACAAGGCTCTTGCTCCGGGCGCCAAGCCACGATATGACACTGTCCTGAAGCTAGCGCGGGCTGCTGGGGTGAAATTAACGGTAGAGCCTATTCATGCTTGA
- a CDS encoding zinc ribbon domain-containing protein YjdM, with product MSTPLPCPQCTLENTYHDTEQWVCADCGYEWQDADPAAESDTDDDELLVKDSNGNVLAAGDDVILIRDLKVKGSNTLKKGAKAKGIRLVRGDHEVDCKIDGVSYLLKAMYLKKA from the coding sequence ATGAGCACACCGCTTCCCTGTCCTCAGTGCACCTTGGAAAATACCTACCATGACACGGAGCAATGGGTATGTGCCGATTGTGGCTATGAATGGCAAGACGCGGATCCGGCTGCCGAATCAGACACCGATGACGATGAACTGCTCGTCAAAGACAGTAACGGCAATGTGCTGGCCGCTGGCGACGATGTGATTCTGATCCGGGATTTGAAGGTAAAAGGTTCCAACACCTTGAAAAAGGGGGCCAAGGCCAAAGGTATCCGCCTGGTTCGTGGTGATCACGAGGTCGATTGCAAGATTGATGGCGTCAGCTACTTGTTGAAGGCCATGTATTTGAAGAAAGCCTAA
- a CDS encoding LysR substrate-binding domain-containing protein encodes MMKSRRSLPPLNALRAFEVSGRRLSFRAAADELGVTQGAVAQQVRALEVHLGLALFQRHPRGLQLTLAGVTYLAEVTRAFDTLADATGRLLARPDTVTISVTPTVAAKLLIPRLGDLQAALPDVELRTVATEALSDFERDQVDIAVRLTRPPFSADLEAQLLFRQDLVAVASPRLVGNMTLPLSIEQLRVLPLLHDAHDHWATFLKTSSKLPGVVFNQTTLALDAAIAGQGVALACKAFAATDLATGRLVQVAQAGILGPDFYLVRRRSAPIRQSAQAVWEWCLNRLLPC; translated from the coding sequence ATGATGAAATCTCGCCGTTCCTTGCCCCCGCTCAATGCCTTGCGTGCCTTTGAAGTGTCTGGCCGTCGTTTGAGTTTCCGTGCCGCCGCGGATGAGCTGGGGGTAACTCAAGGCGCTGTTGCCCAGCAAGTCCGGGCCTTGGAAGTGCATTTGGGCCTTGCGCTGTTTCAACGTCATCCGCGTGGGCTGCAACTGACTTTGGCGGGCGTAACCTATCTGGCCGAAGTGACTCGTGCTTTTGATACTTTGGCTGATGCAACCGGGCGTTTGCTGGCGCGCCCGGATACGGTCACGATCAGTGTCACACCCACGGTGGCGGCCAAATTGCTGATTCCCCGCCTGGGGGATTTGCAGGCGGCCTTGCCCGATGTGGAGTTGCGTACCGTGGCAACGGAGGCTTTGTCGGATTTTGAGCGGGATCAGGTTGATATTGCCGTGCGCCTGACTCGCCCGCCATTTTCTGCGGATCTGGAGGCCCAACTGCTGTTTCGTCAGGATCTGGTGGCCGTGGCCAGCCCTCGTTTGGTAGGAAACATGACGCTTCCTTTATCGATTGAACAGTTGCGCGTGTTGCCCTTATTGCATGATGCCCACGATCATTGGGCTACCTTCTTGAAAACCAGCAGCAAGTTGCCGGGCGTGGTATTCAACCAGACAACGCTGGCACTGGACGCCGCCATAGCGGGTCAGGGTGTGGCTTTGGCATGCAAGGCTTTTGCTGCAACGGATCTGGCTACCGGGCGCTTGGTACAGGTGGCGCAGGCAGGGATCCTGGGGCCGGATTTTTATTTGGTGCGTAGGCGTTCAGCCCCGATCAGACAGTCGGCCCAGGCGGTATGGGAATGGTGCTTGAACAGATTGTTGCCTTGTTAG
- a CDS encoding ISL3 family transposase, which yields MSPLDSIVGIPGLVVQQVERQRDIHVWAKPAERASCPRCATPSVRIKATYQRTLKHTRQGNQLLVLHLSVPKYHCTDYNRYFRHPFAGIRPRLRSTETYRLEVFEAHGGGVSQRKLTHTHRIGSTTVERWYQSFVKQRVSELSSRSCPQVLGIDEHFFSRKRGYATTLVDLKNHKVFDVVLGRSEASLRSYLKRLPGKEKVRVIVMDLSETYRRMAQQYFPNALIVADRFHVVRLVNQHLMAYWKQIDPEGRKNRGLISLMRRHHWKLTALQKERPHQYLAQSPGLQALYFAKQKLNGFLVMKHLKAKRARQILPKFLALIRPFEQSPARALAATLKSWLESIVRMWRFTKSNGITEGFHTKMEMLSRRAYGFRNFENYRLRVLAQCGWNGVINRV from the coding sequence ATGTCCCCCCTGGATTCTATCGTAGGTATCCCCGGTCTTGTGGTGCAACAAGTCGAGCGCCAGCGTGATATTCACGTTTGGGCCAAGCCCGCAGAGCGAGCGTCATGCCCGCGTTGTGCCACGCCCTCAGTGCGCATAAAAGCCACGTATCAGCGCACCCTCAAGCACACCCGTCAGGGTAATCAACTGTTGGTGCTGCACCTGAGTGTGCCCAAGTATCACTGTACCGACTACAACCGTTACTTTCGCCATCCGTTTGCTGGCATCCGACCGCGCCTACGCTCGACCGAGACCTACCGCCTGGAGGTCTTCGAGGCGCATGGCGGTGGCGTCAGCCAACGCAAGCTGACCCACACCCATCGGATTGGCAGCACCACCGTCGAACGTTGGTATCAATCCTTCGTCAAGCAACGGGTGTCAGAGCTGTCGAGCCGCAGTTGTCCCCAAGTACTGGGCATTGATGAACACTTTTTCAGCCGCAAACGCGGCTATGCCACGACGCTGGTGGACTTGAAGAACCACAAAGTGTTCGATGTAGTGTTGGGGCGCTCAGAAGCCAGCCTGCGCAGCTATCTGAAGCGTTTGCCGGGCAAGGAGAAAGTGCGGGTGATTGTGATGGATCTATCCGAGACGTATCGCAGAATGGCCCAGCAGTACTTCCCCAACGCCCTGATCGTGGCTGACCGCTTCCATGTGGTTCGATTGGTCAACCAACACCTCATGGCGTACTGGAAGCAGATCGATCCCGAGGGACGCAAGAACCGTGGTCTGATCAGCCTGATGCGCCGTCATCACTGGAAGCTGACGGCCTTGCAGAAAGAGAGGCCGCACCAGTACCTGGCGCAGTCGCCAGGGCTACAAGCCCTGTACTTCGCCAAGCAAAAATTGAACGGATTCCTGGTGATGAAGCATCTGAAGGCCAAACGGGCCAGGCAAATACTGCCCAAATTCCTGGCGCTGATACGGCCGTTCGAGCAAAGTCCGGCCAGGGCACTGGCTGCCACGTTAAAATCGTGGCTTGAGTCCATCGTACGAATGTGGCGCTTTACCAAGTCCAACGGCATCACCGAGGGCTTCCATACGAAAATGGAAATGCTCTCACGTCGTGCGTATGGGTTTAGAAACTTTGAAAACTACCGCCTGAGGGTCTTGGCCCAGTGCGGTTGGAATGGTGTAATCAACCGGGTCTGA
- a CDS encoding GntP family permease: MASTLAIVVSLLLLMFFAYRGVTVLLLAPLMAALAVLLSGDSGFLLPIYTSTFMSALSGYVLQFLPIFLLGALFGQLMADSGAAQAIAQWITHKLGHRHAIATIVLVCGVLTYGGVSLFVVAFAIYPIAKDLFRAAGIPKRLIPASIALGSFTFTMTALPGTPAIQNAIPIPYYGTNVFAAPGLGIIGALIMALGGLWWLQSRARKAIANGETYGDHGQDHLDASPEDSTHSQKPMPIFLAILPLILVIGINALFTYRIFPGTNFTFMAERFPQVDPAKITGLWALIIALITASLVLIISRLGHWKSLRESINKGVFGFMLPLFNTASEVGYGAVIASLAGFAIIRDFVLNVAPGNPLISEAVAMTTLAGITGSSSGGLSIALQTLGSDYLAMAQQAGISPELLHRVAVMAAGGLDTLPHCGAIITLLSICKLNHRQSYGNIAMVTMVTPLIALIAVITLGTIFGSF; this comes from the coding sequence ATGGCCAGTACGCTTGCTATTGTTGTCTCGCTTTTGCTGCTGATGTTTTTTGCTTATCGGGGGGTGACGGTTCTGTTGCTGGCTCCCTTGATGGCCGCCTTGGCTGTGCTGCTCTCGGGGGACTCCGGGTTTTTGTTGCCCATCTACACCTCCACCTTCATGAGCGCCCTTAGCGGCTATGTGCTTCAGTTCTTACCCATCTTCCTGTTAGGTGCCTTGTTTGGCCAATTGATGGCAGACTCCGGAGCGGCTCAGGCAATTGCGCAATGGATTACACACAAGCTGGGGCATCGCCATGCGATTGCCACCATTGTGCTGGTATGCGGCGTACTGACGTATGGGGGGGTGTCCTTGTTTGTGGTGGCCTTTGCCATCTACCCGATTGCCAAGGATCTGTTTCGTGCAGCGGGCATTCCCAAGCGTTTGATCCCGGCTTCGATTGCCTTGGGTTCCTTCACCTTCACCATGACGGCTCTGCCTGGCACGCCGGCCATTCAGAACGCGATTCCTATTCCTTACTACGGCACTAACGTGTTTGCGGCCCCTGGCCTGGGGATTATTGGTGCTTTGATCATGGCTTTGGGTGGCTTGTGGTGGTTGCAATCGCGTGCGCGCAAAGCGATTGCCAATGGCGAGACCTATGGCGATCACGGGCAGGATCATTTGGATGCCAGCCCCGAGGACAGCACGCACAGCCAGAAACCCATGCCCATTTTCCTGGCTATCCTGCCTTTGATTCTGGTGATTGGCATCAATGCCTTGTTTACCTATCGCATTTTCCCCGGCACGAACTTTACGTTCATGGCCGAGCGTTTTCCTCAAGTTGATCCTGCCAAGATTACGGGTCTGTGGGCGCTGATTATCGCCTTGATTACAGCCAGTCTGGTACTGATCATCAGTCGCCTGGGTCACTGGAAGAGCCTGCGCGAGAGCATCAACAAAGGCGTGTTTGGTTTTATGCTGCCTTTGTTCAATACAGCCTCTGAAGTTGGTTACGGTGCAGTCATTGCCAGCCTGGCAGGTTTTGCGATTATTCGGGACTTTGTCTTGAACGTGGCCCCCGGCAATCCGCTGATTTCGGAAGCGGTCGCCATGACCACGCTGGCCGGGATTACGGGTTCGTCCTCGGGTGGTTTGAGCATTGCCTTGCAGACGCTGGGTTCGGACTATCTGGCGATGGCTCAGCAGGCGGGCATCAGCCCTGAACTACTGCACCGTGTGGCGGTGATGGCAGCGGGTGGTCTAGATACGCTCCCCCATTGCGGCGCGATCATTACCTTGCTGTCCATCTGCAAGCTCAATCACCGCCAGTCCTATGGCAATATCGCCATGGTGACCATGGTGACGCCTTTGATTGCGCTGATTGCGGTCATCACACTGGGGACGATTTTTGGCAGCTTCTAA
- a CDS encoding FAD-dependent oxidoreductase, with translation MQSFDLAVIGAGAGGLNSALTAVSAGKRVVLIERHKPGGECTWAGCIPSKAFIQIAKDVNVAQKYAAIAIDGAAIMRKVRALIEEAHQAEAVPTLQDAGIEYRHGTARLIDNTTLEVDGQAIQADRIVIATGSSPIVPGIPGLQSVPYLTNETIFQLESLPESLIVLGAGAIGVELSQAFQRLGVKVKLVDQAETVLPREEPEFVGAVQDMLSKEGVGIYVGRTVKSVRQEGADIVLSFAAGDSIEEIRGHSLLLALGRKPNTDTINLSDVGVEYDAKGIKVDDFCETTTPGIYAVGDVVGPYLFSHTGGYQARELVRNLYSSDSPKPISLDGVAWCTFTEPELAHCGLSEEEARGVYGDEITVFTGKYSDLDRAVVDQKTVGMGKVVCDKHGHILGASILGERACELLGELQVMKQHGIPLQGLQSAIHPYPGYSELLLYLSFDAYAHFGASSDENN, from the coding sequence ATGCAAAGTTTTGATCTGGCTGTGATTGGCGCTGGTGCCGGTGGGTTGAATTCGGCACTGACTGCCGTTTCTGCGGGGAAACGGGTGGTTCTCATCGAGAGACACAAACCTGGTGGAGAGTGCACATGGGCTGGGTGCATCCCAAGTAAAGCGTTCATCCAGATAGCCAAGGATGTCAACGTAGCGCAAAAGTATGCTGCAATTGCCATTGATGGCGCTGCGATCATGCGCAAAGTCAGGGCATTGATTGAAGAGGCCCACCAAGCAGAAGCGGTACCCACGTTGCAAGATGCGGGTATTGAGTACCGACATGGCACTGCCCGTTTGATTGATAACACGACGCTTGAGGTTGATGGCCAGGCTATCCAGGCAGACCGGATAGTGATTGCGACCGGCTCGTCGCCCATCGTGCCGGGTATTCCTGGCCTGCAGAGCGTTCCCTATTTGACCAACGAAACTATCTTCCAGCTCGAATCCCTGCCGGAGAGTCTGATCGTCTTGGGCGCTGGCGCCATTGGCGTCGAGTTGTCGCAGGCATTCCAACGGTTGGGGGTCAAGGTCAAGCTTGTAGATCAGGCGGAAACAGTTTTGCCTCGTGAGGAGCCAGAGTTTGTTGGTGCAGTTCAAGACATGTTATCGAAAGAAGGTGTGGGGATCTATGTTGGCCGCACAGTCAAGTCGGTTCGGCAGGAGGGCGCTGATATTGTTTTGTCCTTCGCCGCCGGAGACAGCATTGAAGAAATTCGAGGCCATAGTCTTTTACTGGCATTGGGACGAAAACCTAATACCGATACCATCAATCTCTCCGATGTGGGTGTCGAGTATGACGCAAAGGGAATCAAGGTGGATGACTTCTGTGAAACAACTACACCAGGTATCTATGCGGTTGGTGATGTGGTTGGCCCCTATCTGTTCTCGCACACCGGTGGTTATCAGGCAAGAGAGCTTGTACGTAATCTGTATAGCTCAGACTCGCCGAAGCCGATCAGCCTGGACGGGGTGGCCTGGTGCACGTTTACGGAGCCTGAACTGGCGCATTGCGGTCTATCGGAAGAGGAGGCCCGAGGCGTTTACGGTGATGAAATAACCGTATTCACGGGCAAATACTCTGACCTGGACCGCGCCGTCGTTGATCAGAAAACCGTCGGTATGGGAAAGGTTGTGTGCGATAAGCATGGCCACATTCTCGGGGCCAGTATCCTGGGTGAACGAGCTTGTGAATTACTCGGTGAACTCCAAGTCATGAAGCAGCATGGCATTCCGCTACAGGGATTGCAAAGTGCCATACATCCTTACCCAGGATATAGCGAACTTCTTTTGTACCTTAGCTTCGATGCGTATGCCCACTTTGGTGCGAGTAGTGACGAAAACAATTAA
- a CDS encoding SDR family oxidoreductase has product MTVEKVALISAGGSGMGAAAARKLTQEGYHVAILSSSGKGEALAKELGGIGLTGSNQSKEDLQRLVDLTMQRWGRIDALVSSAGHGPRGPVLEISDEDWHKGMDVYFLNAVRPARLVAPIMAAQGGGAIVNISTAWAFEPAEMFPTSAVFRAGLASFTKIFADSYAAKNVRMNNVLPGWIDSLPATEERRASVPMGRYGKAEEIAATIAFLLSDGAGYITGQNIKVDGGLTRSV; this is encoded by the coding sequence ATGACTGTAGAAAAAGTAGCACTGATTAGCGCAGGCGGCTCGGGTATGGGTGCCGCAGCGGCCCGCAAACTGACCCAAGAGGGCTATCACGTCGCCATCCTGTCCTCCTCCGGCAAGGGCGAGGCTTTGGCCAAGGAGTTGGGCGGCATCGGTCTGACCGGATCGAATCAATCCAAGGAGGACTTGCAGCGGCTGGTTGACCTGACCATGCAACGCTGGGGACGTATCGACGCCCTGGTCAGCTCTGCCGGACATGGCCCGCGTGGCCCGGTTCTGGAGATCAGTGACGAAGACTGGCACAAAGGCATGGACGTCTACTTTCTGAATGCCGTGCGTCCAGCACGACTGGTGGCGCCCATCATGGCGGCACAAGGTGGCGGGGCAATTGTGAATATTTCCACAGCCTGGGCGTTTGAGCCTGCGGAGATGTTCCCCACGTCGGCGGTATTTCGCGCCGGACTGGCCAGCTTCACCAAGATTTTTGCGGACAGCTATGCCGCCAAGAATGTACGCATGAACAATGTGCTGCCTGGCTGGATTGATAGCCTGCCCGCCACCGAAGAACGGCGCGCAAGCGTGCCTATGGGGCGTTATGGCAAAGCCGAGGAAATTGCCGCGACGATAGCATTTTTGTTGTCGGATGGCGCTGGCTACATTACGGGCCAAAACATCAAAGTGGATGGTGGGCTGACCCGGTCGGTGTGA